The Strix aluco isolate bStrAlu1 chromosome Z, bStrAlu1.hap1, whole genome shotgun sequence genome contains a region encoding:
- the TMEM167A gene encoding protein kish-A, with the protein MSAIFNFQSLLTVILLLICTCAYIRSLAPSLLDKNKTGLLGIFWKCARIGERKSPYVAVCCVVMAFTILFVQ; encoded by the exons TCTGCCATCTTCAACTTTCAGAGTCTACTGACCGTGATCTTGTTGCTCATATGTACCTGTGCCTACATCAGATCCTTGGCTCCCAGCTTACTGGACAAAAATAAAACTGG ATTATTGGGAATATTCTGGAAATGTGCCAGGAttg GTGAACGGAAGAGCCCCTACGTGGCTGTGTGCTGTGTTGTGATGGCCTTCACCATTCTGTTTGTACAATAG